A window of the Linepithema humile isolate Giens D197 chromosome 4, Lhum_UNIL_v1.0, whole genome shotgun sequence genome harbors these coding sequences:
- the LOC136999438 gene encoding odorant receptor 30a-like has product MINIYDYFSLNRILLLAIGLWPYQKSKFAQFYSICCFSILITCIIFQFSTFVTSKCTVDLVIQILSPTSAFTGVVIMYNSFYINNETLKSLMEQLQHIYGNLRNNNEIAIVERYGNYAKRYTAALTMVAIIFVTLFVIGVQLWFNFRDVIISTKESQPRHLILRIEYFVNEEKYFYLLQLHMNAAICIITITLVSTKTMFITFFQLVCAMFQIASYRIEQAIQIYTVRGIIQLNENMIYKRIVCAVDIHRKAIMFSEHLISRFERTFLLLIICGVVSLSLNIYCTFQNMSWKYAIDFAFSLILACSTILYMFLANLIGQQIIDHNNHVFMTAYKIQWYLTPVRIQKLILFLLQRGNKVFGLNIGGLFVASMECFATLVNASISYFTLIYSVG; this is encoded by the exons ATGATCAATATATACGATTATTTCAGTCTCAATCGAATATTGTTGCTGGCAATTGGATTGTGGCCttatcaaaaatcaaaatttgctcaattCTATTCAATATGCTGTTTTAGTATTCTGATaacttgtattatatttcag ttCTCAACATTTGTGACTTCAAAATGTACTGTAGATCTTGTTATTCAAATTCTTTCTCCCACGTCTGCTTTTACTGGCGtagtaataatgtataattcgttttatattaacaatgaaACA ttAAAAAGTTTGATGGAGCAGTTACAACATATTTATGGTAATTTAAGAAACAACAATGAAATCGCCATTGTAGAACGATACGgaaattatgcaaaacgtTACACAGCCGCACTCACAA TGGTGGCAATCATATTTGTCACATTGTTTGTAATAGGTGTCCAATTATGGTTTAATTTTCGTGATGTTATTATATCTACAAAAGAATCTCAACCACGTCATTTAATACTTAGAATTGAATACTTTGTGAatgaagagaaatatttttacttactgCAATTGCATATGAATGCAGCTATCTGCATAATAACAATTACACTAGTATCAACAAAGACAATGTTCATTACGTTTTTTCAACTTGTTTGCGCAATGTTTCAAATTGCTAG ttACCGTATCGAGCAGGCAATACAGATTTATACAGTTCGAGGTATCATTCAGCTGAacgaaaatatgatttataagaGAATAGTTTGTGCTGTAGATATTCATCGCAAAGCTATAAT gttTTCAGAACATCTAATATCTAGATTTGAAAGGACATTCCTACTTTTGATAATATGCGGAGTGGTTTCCTTGAGTCTAAACATTTATTGT ACTTTTCAGAATATGTCATGGAAATATGCTATAGATTTTGCATTCTCTTTGATATTAGCATGTAGTACTATTTTGTACATGTTTTTAGCCAATCTTATTGGACAACAAATTATTGATCACAATAATCATGTATTTATGACCGC atataaaattcagTGGTATCTAACTCCTGTACGTATACAAAAACTGATATTGTTCCTGCTGCAAAGAGGTAACAAAGTTTTTGGACTGAATATTGGTGGATTGTTTGTGGCATCTATGGAATGTTTTGCCACg ctTGTTAATGCATCCATATCTTACTTTACCCTTATATATTCTGTAGGATAA
- the LOC136999434 gene encoding uncharacterized protein isoform X3, with protein MINIYDYFSLNRILLLAIGLWPYQKSKFAQFYSICCFSILITCIIFQFSTFVTSKCTVDLVIQILSPTSAFTGVVIMYNSFYINNETLKSLMEQLQHIYGNLRNNNEIAIVERYGNYAKRYTAALTSVQLWFNFRDVIISTKESQPRHLILRIEYFVNEEKYFYLLQLHMNAAICIITITLVSTKTMFITFFQLVCAMFQIASYRIEQAIQIYTVRGIIQLNENMIYKRIVCAVDIHRKAIMFSEHLISRFERTFLLLIICGVVSLSLNIYCTFQNMSWKYAIDFAFSLILACSTILYMFLANLIGQQIIDHNNHVFMTAYKIQWYLTPIRIQKMILFLLQRGNKVFGLSIGGLFMGSMEYFATCRFYYINDSHADFVKKDIII; from the exons ATGATCAATATATACGATTATTTCAGTCTCAATCGAATATTGTTGCTGGCAATTGGATTGTGGCCttatcaaaaatcaaaatttgctcaattCTATTCAATATGCTGTTTTAGTATTCTGATaacttgtattatatttcag ttCTCAACATTTGTGACTTCAAAATGTACTGTAGATCTTGTTATTCAAATTCTTTCTCCCACGTCTGCTTTTACTGGCGtagtaataatgtataattcgttttatattaacaatgaaACA ttAAAAAGTTTGATGGAGCAGTTACAACATATTTATGGTAATTTAAGAAACAACAATGAAATCGCCATTGTAGAACGATACGgaaattatgcaaaacgtTACACAGCCGCACTCACAA GTGTCCAATTATGGTTTAATTTTCGTGATGTTATTATATCTACAAAAGAATCTCAACCACGTCATTTAATACTTAGAATTGAATACTTTGTGAatgaagagaaatatttttacttactgCAATTGCATATGAATGCAGCTATCTGCATAATAACAATTACACTAGTATCAACAAAGACAATGTTCATTACGTTTTTTCAACTTGTTTGCGCAATGTTTCAAATTGCTAG ttACCGTATCGAGCAGGCAATACAGATTTATACAGTTCGAGGTATCATTCAGCTGAacgaaaatatgatttataagaGAATAGTTTGTGCTGTAGATATTCATCGCAAAGCTATAAT gttTTCAGAACATCTAATATCTAGATTTGAAAGGACATTCCTACTTTTGATAATATGCGGAGTGGTTTCCTTGAGTCTAAACATTTATTGT ACTTTTCAGAATATGTCATGGAAATATGCTATAGATTTTGCATTCTCTTTGATATTAGCATGTAGTACTATTTTGTACATGTTTTTAGCCAATCTTATTGGACAACAAATTATTGATCACAATAATCATGTATTTATGACCGC atataaaattcAGTGGTATCTAACTCCTATACGTAtacaaaaaatgatattgttCCTGCTGCAAAGAGGCAACAAAGTTTTTGGACTAAGTATTGGTGGATTGTTTATGGGATCTATGGAATATTTTGCCACg tgtagattttattacataaatgacTCACATGCAGATTTTGTcaagaaagatataattatatag
- the LOC136999434 gene encoding uncharacterized protein isoform X1 has translation MINIYDYFSLNRILLLAIGLWPYQKSKFAQFYSICCFSILITCIIFQFSTFVTSKCTVDLVIQILSPTSAFTGVVIMYNSFYINNETLKSLMEQLQHIYGNLRNNNEIAIVERYGNYAKRYTAALTMVAIIFVTLFVIGVQLWFNFRDVIISTKESQPRHLILRIEYFVNEEKYFYLLQLHMNAAICIITITLVSTKTMFITFFQLVCAMFQIASYRIEQAIQIYTVRGIIQLNENMIYKRIVCAVDIHRKAIMFSEHLISRFERTFLLLIICGVVSLSLNIYCTFQNMSWKYAIDFAFSLILACSTILYMFLANLIGQQIIDHNNHVFMTAYKIQWYLTPIRIQKMILFLLQRGNKVFGLSIGGLFMGSMEYFATCRFYYINDSHADFVKKDIII, from the exons ATGATCAATATATACGATTATTTCAGTCTCAATCGAATATTGTTGCTGGCAATTGGATTGTGGCCttatcaaaaatcaaaatttgctcaattCTATTCAATATGCTGTTTTAGTATTCTGATaacttgtattatatttcag ttCTCAACATTTGTGACTTCAAAATGTACTGTAGATCTTGTTATTCAAATTCTTTCTCCCACGTCTGCTTTTACTGGCGtagtaataatgtataattcgttttatattaacaatgaaACA ttAAAAAGTTTGATGGAGCAGTTACAACATATTTATGGTAATTTAAGAAACAACAATGAAATCGCCATTGTAGAACGATACGgaaattatgcaaaacgtTACACAGCCGCACTCACAA TGGTGGCAATCATATTTGTCACATTGTTTGTAATAGGTGTCCAATTATGGTTTAATTTTCGTGATGTTATTATATCTACAAAAGAATCTCAACCACGTCATTTAATACTTAGAATTGAATACTTTGTGAatgaagagaaatatttttacttactgCAATTGCATATGAATGCAGCTATCTGCATAATAACAATTACACTAGTATCAACAAAGACAATGTTCATTACGTTTTTTCAACTTGTTTGCGCAATGTTTCAAATTGCTAG ttACCGTATCGAGCAGGCAATACAGATTTATACAGTTCGAGGTATCATTCAGCTGAacgaaaatatgatttataagaGAATAGTTTGTGCTGTAGATATTCATCGCAAAGCTATAAT gttTTCAGAACATCTAATATCTAGATTTGAAAGGACATTCCTACTTTTGATAATATGCGGAGTGGTTTCCTTGAGTCTAAACATTTATTGT ACTTTTCAGAATATGTCATGGAAATATGCTATAGATTTTGCATTCTCTTTGATATTAGCATGTAGTACTATTTTGTACATGTTTTTAGCCAATCTTATTGGACAACAAATTATTGATCACAATAATCATGTATTTATGACCGC atataaaattcAGTGGTATCTAACTCCTATACGTAtacaaaaaatgatattgttCCTGCTGCAAAGAGGCAACAAAGTTTTTGGACTAAGTATTGGTGGATTGTTTATGGGATCTATGGAATATTTTGCCACg tgtagattttattacataaatgacTCACATGCAGATTTTGTcaagaaagatataattatatag
- the LOC136999434 gene encoding odorant receptor 30a-like isoform X2: protein MINIYDYFSLNRILLLAIGLWPYQKSKFAQFYSICCFSILITCIIFQFSTFVTSKCTVDLVIQILSPTSAFTGVVIMYNSFYINNETLKSLMEQLQHIYGNLRNNNEIAIVERYGNYAKRYTAALTMVAIIFVTLFVIGVQLWFNFRDVIISTKESQPRHLILRIEYFVNEEKYFYLLQLHMNAAICIITITLVSTKTMFITFFQLVCAMFQIASYRIEQAIQIYTVRGIIQLNENMIYKRIVCAVDIHRKAIMFSEHLISRFERTFLLLIICGVVSLSLNIYCTFQNMSWKYAIDFAFSLILACSTILYMFLANLIGQQIIDHNNHVFMTAYKIQWYLTPIRIQKMILFLLQRGNKVFGLSIGGLFMGSMEYFATLVNASVSYFTLLYSVG, encoded by the exons ATGATCAATATATACGATTATTTCAGTCTCAATCGAATATTGTTGCTGGCAATTGGATTGTGGCCttatcaaaaatcaaaatttgctcaattCTATTCAATATGCTGTTTTAGTATTCTGATaacttgtattatatttcag ttCTCAACATTTGTGACTTCAAAATGTACTGTAGATCTTGTTATTCAAATTCTTTCTCCCACGTCTGCTTTTACTGGCGtagtaataatgtataattcgttttatattaacaatgaaACA ttAAAAAGTTTGATGGAGCAGTTACAACATATTTATGGTAATTTAAGAAACAACAATGAAATCGCCATTGTAGAACGATACGgaaattatgcaaaacgtTACACAGCCGCACTCACAA TGGTGGCAATCATATTTGTCACATTGTTTGTAATAGGTGTCCAATTATGGTTTAATTTTCGTGATGTTATTATATCTACAAAAGAATCTCAACCACGTCATTTAATACTTAGAATTGAATACTTTGTGAatgaagagaaatatttttacttactgCAATTGCATATGAATGCAGCTATCTGCATAATAACAATTACACTAGTATCAACAAAGACAATGTTCATTACGTTTTTTCAACTTGTTTGCGCAATGTTTCAAATTGCTAG ttACCGTATCGAGCAGGCAATACAGATTTATACAGTTCGAGGTATCATTCAGCTGAacgaaaatatgatttataagaGAATAGTTTGTGCTGTAGATATTCATCGCAAAGCTATAAT gttTTCAGAACATCTAATATCTAGATTTGAAAGGACATTCCTACTTTTGATAATATGCGGAGTGGTTTCCTTGAGTCTAAACATTTATTGT ACTTTTCAGAATATGTCATGGAAATATGCTATAGATTTTGCATTCTCTTTGATATTAGCATGTAGTACTATTTTGTACATGTTTTTAGCCAATCTTATTGGACAACAAATTATTGATCACAATAATCATGTATTTATGACCGC atataaaattcAGTGGTATCTAACTCCTATACGTAtacaaaaaatgatattgttCCTGCTGCAAAGAGGCAACAAAGTTTTTGGACTAAGTATTGGTGGATTGTTTATGGGATCTATGGAATATTTTGCCACg ctTGTTAATGCATCCGTATCTTACTTTACCCTTCTATATTCTGTAGGATAA